In Acidobacteriota bacterium, a single genomic region encodes these proteins:
- a CDS encoding polyprenyl synthetase family protein, which translates to MNVALKSSAPADLEQIFEPIRASLEAVEQAYATYVRPAVEADAAALEAAGQGAARGPRAVHVVDEVIPRMARYIQASGGKRVRPAVLLLAARLAGYTGERAVVYASAVEFIHTATLVHDDIIDESELRRGRLAAHSRWGNDKTVLLGDYLYISSMKLALTYDDAIPIVRLLCDVTRRMIEGELYQLTKTGDVDISEEEYFEIIRRKTAYLFGGSAEIGSMLGATTDEQRAALRDYGFNLGVAFQLVDDLLDFTADQATLGKPVGQDLREGKVTLALIHLLGREAADGRARAIARGAVETGEIGMSDWRELGTLLREHRATDYAYDKAVEHAAAARNCLAAFSPSVERDALLALPDYVLARDR; encoded by the coding sequence GTGAACGTGGCACTCAAGTCGTCGGCGCCGGCTGACCTGGAACAGATCTTCGAACCCATCCGCGCGTCGCTCGAGGCGGTCGAGCAGGCCTATGCGACCTACGTCCGGCCTGCCGTCGAAGCCGACGCGGCGGCCCTGGAGGCGGCCGGCCAGGGCGCGGCGAGGGGGCCGAGGGCCGTGCACGTGGTGGACGAGGTGATTCCGCGCATGGCCCGGTACATCCAGGCCAGCGGCGGCAAGCGCGTGCGTCCCGCCGTGTTGCTTCTCGCCGCGCGGCTGGCCGGCTACACCGGGGAGCGCGCGGTCGTCTACGCGTCCGCGGTGGAGTTCATCCACACGGCGACGCTGGTCCACGACGACATCATCGACGAGTCCGAGCTCCGCCGCGGCCGCCTCGCGGCGCACTCGCGCTGGGGCAACGACAAGACGGTCCTGCTGGGCGACTACCTGTACATCAGCTCGATGAAGCTGGCTCTCACCTACGACGACGCCATCCCGATCGTGCGCCTGCTGTGCGACGTCACGCGGCGGATGATCGAGGGCGAGCTGTACCAGTTGACCAAGACCGGCGACGTGGACATCTCGGAGGAGGAGTACTTCGAGATCATCCGGCGCAAGACGGCGTACCTGTTCGGCGGCTCCGCCGAGATCGGCAGCATGCTCGGCGCCACGACCGACGAGCAACGCGCCGCGCTGCGTGATTACGGCTTCAATCTCGGCGTCGCCTTCCAGCTCGTCGACGATCTGCTCGACTTCACGGCGGACCAGGCTACGCTCGGCAAGCCGGTCGGCCAGGATCTCCGCGAGGGAAAGGTCACGCTGGCCCTGATTCACCTGCTCGGCCGGGAGGCCGCGGACGGTCGCGCGCGCGCGATAGCCCGCGGCGCGGTAGAGACGGGCGAGATCGGCATGAGCGATTGGCGCGAGCTCGGAACCCTGCTGCGCGAGCATCGCGCAACGGACTACGCCTACGACAAGGCCGTCGAGCACGCGGCGGCGGCCCGGAACTGCCTCGCCGCGTTTTCCCCCTCCGTCGAGCGCGATGCGTTGCTCGCCCTGCCGGACTACGTGCTGGCGCGCGATCGCTGA
- a CDS encoding TatD family deoxyribonuclease has product MIDSHCHLADEQFAADLGAVIERARTAGVDGALCILDALNDDEARRADGVAAAWPNAAFAIGVHPHQAGAVEDAAGGLEGVASFVRRLLDARAGACAVGEIGLDYHYDFAPPRTQIDVFRRQIALARDLTLPIVVHTREADADTVDAIRAEGGGDVQGVFHCFTGDAAFARRALDLGFHVSFSGIVTFRNATAIREAAAIVPAERLLAETDAPYLSPVPYRGRRNEPARVAQVIDTLSEVRGEDRADIVEATRRSYHGLFGAPAD; this is encoded by the coding sequence ATGATCGATTCCCACTGCCATCTGGCCGACGAGCAGTTCGCCGCGGACCTCGGTGCGGTGATCGAGCGAGCGCGCACCGCCGGCGTGGACGGCGCCCTCTGCATCCTCGACGCACTGAACGACGACGAGGCGCGCCGCGCGGACGGCGTGGCCGCGGCCTGGCCGAATGCCGCTTTCGCAATCGGGGTCCACCCGCACCAGGCGGGGGCGGTCGAAGACGCCGCCGGCGGTCTCGAGGGGGTTGCGTCGTTCGTGCGGCGGTTGCTGGATGCGCGGGCCGGGGCGTGCGCGGTCGGCGAGATCGGACTCGACTACCACTACGACTTCGCGCCGCCGCGGACCCAGATCGACGTCTTTCGCCGTCAGATCGCGCTGGCGCGCGATCTGACGCTGCCGATCGTCGTCCACACGCGAGAGGCGGACGCCGACACGGTGGACGCCATTCGAGCGGAGGGCGGCGGCGACGTGCAGGGGGTCTTCCACTGTTTCACCGGTGACGCCGCATTCGCGCGCCGGGCCCTCGATCTCGGCTTTCACGTGTCGTTCTCGGGCATCGTGACATTCCGCAACGCAACGGCGATTCGCGAGGCGGCCGCCATCGTGCCCGCCGAACGTCTGCTGGCCGAGACCGACGCGCCGTACCTGTCACCGGTCCCGTACCGCGGCCGGCGCAACGAGCCGGCGCGGGTGGCCCAGGTGATCGATACCCTGTCCGAGGTGCGCGGCGAGGACCGCGCCGACATCGTCGAGGCGACGCGGCGGTCGTACCACGGATTGTTCGGCGCCCCCGCGGACTGA